The nucleotide window ATCCCTCTTCGTTGCTAGCACAAATCTCTTGTCCTTGCCATGGTAGCCGTCGATCAAGTGCAGCAGCGCCTCCAGATTGTGCGAGCAGGCGAAGTCTTTGGTGTCCTTCAGAAACGGACTATGCCTGTGGTCTAACGCTAACTCCACTCCAACATGAGCATAACTCCATGGAAATTTCGTTGTTTCCTCTAAATACTTCTGAAACTGAAGCTTCTCGTTCGCCAAAATCCCCGGCACAGTTGGGACTTTATCATGAACATTAACAACTCTCAGCACTTTAACGCCCAGTTCATCAATTCGCTCTTTGAACTTGAGATTGCCCGCCCGAGGACCAGCGAAAGAGTAAACTGTTATCGGAATGTCATTTCTAGTTGAAGCGACGTCGTCTTTCGTGACGTTGAGTCCTAATTCCGCAACATCGTAAGCGCTGATTATGGCCAACGCAGCGCCGAGGCTGTGGCCGGTAAAAGTGATGCTGATTTCTTCTCCGTCGTAGTATTCAAGAAGTCGTGTGATTTCAGCGAGGACTTGTTCGCGAGCGGAGAATGAACAATACTGACAAGAGTCTTCTTTCTTGGTGTACAAATCGTAAAATCCGAGCTCCATTTTGATGGAGGGGTCGTCAGTGAAGTTAGCGGAACAGAGAATATCTTTGAGATCATAAATCCATTCAAGATAAGTAACCGTGCCTCTCCATGCGACGACAATATCTCTTCTTCCCAGCCGTTTGATCTCTTCTTCGTCGATGGCGACGGCTATATAGCCCATCCAGTTTGCATGCGTGCTCCAAACGCTACTGAGCTTAGACTTCTGGAAGAAATTCGGAAGATTAATGTCAGAAGTTGCATAGAGATACCTGCTTATTTGGTAACCATGATTCGCCATATCGAGCTTTTCGAAGAAATGGGCGCCTTGGTATTTACATGTGCCACAGTACTTGGAATGAGGATCAAAATCGAAAGAGTCGTAGCAGGCTTGAGAGAATTCGCCATAGCGAATGATTTCTCTGCGGAGATGAGAATTCATGGGGTCTAAAAGTCCTTCCCAGTTGTTGGACCCTTGGATTTCTTTCCACATCTCGTTTAATGgcttttcttcctcttcctcttcaaagtttatctcttcttcttctactggTTTCTCTACTTGTGGAGTTCTCAAATTTGAGACTGAAGAACATCTGATGAGTGTTCTAGGGTTTATTGGGGAAAAGAGTTTGCAGTGCAAGGGGTGGTGGCTCTTGGTTTTGTTTCTGGTGAATGATTTTGTCATCAAGAGAGTTTCAGCTAATGGTGGGAAGGGGTATCTGGTAGGGTTGGTGAAAGATAAAAGTTGAGGAGCCATTGAGGGcttctacttcttcttcttcttcttcttattcagGTTCAGGATTAATCTTCTATGTGTTGATTGGTGctgtgagagaaaataaagagcTGAGTGTTTGTCTAGGTGGAAACCAATTCACAATATAAAGTTAATATTGAGAGTCTAAAGcctattcaattatataataacattgCCATTATTCAACTTTCTAATAGATAAATAGCTGTCAACTATCATTTATCAAAAGAAATTCAGCCATatgtaatttttgtatttgttttattgGCTAAACCATGTCACCATGTTAGTCCAATGAAGTGATAAAACCTGAGAATTGATGCGAGTGAAATTGTTTCACTCACAAGGCACTATCGCAGTAACAGGTCTCCGTTGGTTGACGTTGGGCGGTGGCTGTGTATTGTCATTGTGCTGTATTTTATGGGAGTGTTGACAAAGTTGATGCACGTGATATTATTGAGCTGTTGTACTCAAACGCAACAAGCTGCCTACCACAGAGATATACCGCCCACTCATCATCCTATCCAGGCAATATTGTACGTCACGCTAGTTTATTTAAGGCTCGAAATTTGTGGTGCAAGTCTATGAAGAACATGATAAAAATGGtatttttgaaacaaaacaataaaaattaagaatccGACACCTTTCactttaaaaatagattttaagaaacaagattgattaaataagaattattttatttataatgtttataagtaacaaacaataaaattgaaatagagTAATTCTATTTTggtaaaatatatcattttgtaaaCTTGTTGAATTGGATTAAAACGGATCGTGTTTAACCCATTTccccttttttgtttttcaaatgaaataatTCTAATCATGTTAAGATGATCCATCTATAGAATTGAAGgttgagtttgaattgagtATCTTCTCATGCGAAACACGAAAATATAAGACATTAAGACAATCTATCACCACGAACTGTCAGCTTtgcaattaaattattgaatgcCTCCAAACAAAGGAAGTTTCTgtcatcaaattataaatcAGTTTGTGTGTAGTCACAATTAATCTATGaaacaaattcattaattaaatgatgTGATGAGACAGAagtgttttaaaatttctaaatccCAAAGCATATGGTTGTTTCCATAAAAAtcaggtcaaaggactatttcccaccaagttttaatataaggATAAGATCAAAATACCTATTTTCACCCAAAGTATGCAACATATCTAAGATTCCACcgtttaactttgaaaatttcatttatatgtCTATAGGTGGTTAAAGTTAACATAACCTTtgtcccttaaaattttatctcattttccccctaaaccataaaaactaaaattttgtccctaaacctaattttaaaaaatcacattccccccAAAGTTTTTTTCAATATCCAATCACTCTCTCCAATGCCATCGCCGACCATCTCCTTCCCAATGGTTCTCATTTCTCTGACTATTTGCCTcaacgaaaccctaaccccttcGACGTTGTGTGACATCGTTTAAGAAGATGAATCGTTTTCCCAAACAATGAAGACGAGATCAATTGTCAATCTCGTCTTTGTTTAGGAAgacaatcatcttcccagatgaagacaagATAGATAATCAATCTCGTCGTTGTCGTCTAAGAAGATAATTCGTCTTTCCAGACAACTTTGCATGGTGTTAGATAGGTTAGAATTTCGTTAAGACAAATTGATAGAGGAAGGGAAACTATCGAGAGGGAGAGATGGTGACGACGACGCTAGAGAGAGTAGCCAGATATTGAAACTAAatcttaggggggaaatgtgattttttaaaacttggcttatAGGAGAAAGTtgctagtttttaaattttaagagagaaaagatgataaaattttagtttattttttaatattacatataaatgatgattttgtccttaaaactaacagacttaacagctcatgagtgggtaaatgagattttcaaagttaaagggtgaGAATTTGGGAATGCAACATACTTTGGgcaggaataagtcctttggcctaaagataaatacatatttgtaagattttaaaaactcaaatgttCACTCatgatctaatttttattaaaaatctttgttagagttaagggtaaaatcattattcactaaagaatttaaaaaattaaagttttaacacattttttttccaaatttaaaaatatgacaattttcccttgcctaaagttttcaagttttgaaaagtgattatttcaCTCTCATATCCTTAGGTTTTCTTTCTCCCCTCTTTGACGATGACAACCGTTTGAATACAAGATGGAGAGTCGACAACCATCTTTAGTAGATGAATTTTCATCTTTGTCAATAAAGAGAGGTCGTTTCTTCGTTAACAGAGATAAAGACGTGTCGTCTTCTTGTCGATGGAGATGAAGAGACAACGTCTCTTCGTCTTTGTCAACAAAGATTCATCTAATGAAGATGGTTCTTGGCTCTTCATTTTATCTTCAAATGGTCATCATTGCCATagaggagagaaagaaaacctagggatttgggggtgaaatgatcacttttcaaaacttgaaaactttgggtgagagaaaattattagattttcaaacctatgatgaaaaatataataaaactttaattttctaagtaaatgattattttatctctaattctaactagaatttttaataaaaattagattatggatgagtgtttgagtttttaaaactctataaatgtatacttatcattatattaaaacttagatagaaaataatcctttggcctcaAAAAGATGATGTTTGCTTCAAAATGTGGCCACTAACTATAATGAGGTGGGTGGTGGTAGGTGCTTGAGCTTGTGTTTGACATTTGAGACTAAAATCTATTTAACCTTACAGGTATAGTGCATTGGCTTATTATCATATATAGCACTAAATGACCCCACAAGGTTCCATTATATTGTGTAGAGAGTGTGATGTATGCtctttggagaaaaaaaaaaaaacttttatatataagttgtaGGCTTTGATCGCCTGTAAATatcaatacatatataaaataagttagtgtagataaatattttatttaaatttccatCCATTTGGTCACATATatctttcatataaatataaatgacatGTTTAGTTTATATTACGCATCTTATTAGATAGCAATTATTGATAGTGTTAGGAGTCCTATTGTGGGTAGGTTTAGTTGGAGTTATAAgaaaattactttggtaatttataaagaataaaaaattttaataactttctattattaatgatgatataaaagaaaatataaggttatattattattatattcattttatatattaaaatattactaaaataattttaaatttattaccattttatctttatttattaattttttaagaataaaaatattttattttgtattaatctAACAAGTCACATCaaagatattttgaaataattaaacctaaacatatttaattagtacaataattatttatatttatcaaaatttataaaacttaataataattgatacctaataatctttaaaataatcaatctttatagtaatattttatttttgataataaaatattattcaaaccgaatatactattaaaaattaaattaataataaaacaaatttttacaaataaaaatattactaagactattattaaatgaaaatactatGCGAAGAGAAAACCATATAGGACCACAAGTACACTAAAATAGAAAAGCAAGAGTGtggattttaaaaataaaataaattgtgaaCACgcaacaaatattttttttataagttatattattaaagttgatattaaattgaataaccAAGCACTAAGTAAGGTAAAAAAGGAGGATCCTATTTGTTTATAATATCACTTTCTGCCTAAAGCTTTCATATGTGACGTGCTCTTAATGAGAACCACAAGAGGAAGAATACCaacttttaactttttgtttttattagaatttttttttcattctcctATGTCCCATTAATTTGTAAGAATCTGGAAAAAATCCAAATGAGCCCCACAAGAGACCTCAACAACCAAGTTCATGAGGGACAAGTCACATTGAAAAGATTAATATAcagatagaaaaaaatatatataattcctTGGTCTTTTTTTAATGTCCAGGAAACCAACCATTCTTCACATGTtcatattttattcataaaatttcgCAGgtctcaaaaataaataaataaataaaatattcatcaatGTATAAATCCTTcataaattgtataatttgcTTGCATGAAGCCATCAGTGATCGCATGCATGAAGTCATCGGTGATCACATGCATGAAGTCATCAATTTCTTTGGCCAACGTTTATAAAAAACTTTCTGATTTctaaaaaatccaaattttgaCAATTATTGGGGAGAGTTTATTCATAGAGCATGAACGGACTCTTCGGTTTTTCAATagttaaaaaacaacaaaaaaatattcatgTGCGAGAGCAACACAGTGCATGCAATTAGGAATTACCTTGAGAAgcatatattcaaaataaaatcaaaaggccaaaaaacttatttccaCCTGAGGATTAGTTTAGTGAAAATTCAAACTCACACTTACTAATTTATTAACACCTAAGAATTATTCACACATGAGTTTTCATTAGATAAAGATCGTTCACCTTTGtctaagataaaaagaaaaaaagaaaaaatgatcaaAAGGGAGAAGAGAATCGATAACTGAAAATGTCGAATGATCAtcaaagaaaaggagaaaaaaaatcttaagaagaaatgatcaatttttaaattttgggtagggaaaattttttaaatttttaaactaaaagaaaaaatatgataaaattttagttttttttaatatttttagcaaataataattttacttttaactataacaaaaaaaaattaacagataaatagatatttagattttgaaaaattaacaggTGTGAGCTTAGGTTTatactaaactttgggtgggaatcaGTTTTTTAGCCAAATCAAAATAGGAAAAAGCAACaataaatttgtgtatatacttttaaatatacaattaaatacatCCTCTttgtatacaattatatacttaaaaagtGTATACTCATATAGTGATGGTT belongs to Mangifera indica cultivar Alphonso chromosome 2, CATAS_Mindica_2.1, whole genome shotgun sequence and includes:
- the LOC123197898 gene encoding phospholipase A1-Igamma3, chloroplastic-like, yielding MAPQLLSFTNPTRYPFPPLAETLLMTKSFTRNKTKSHHPLHCKLFSPINPRTLIRCSSVSNLRTPQVEKPVEEEEINFEEEEEEKPLNEMWKEIQGSNNWEGLLDPMNSHLRREIIRYGEFSQACYDSFDFDPHSKYCGTCKYQGAHFFEKLDMANHGYQISRYLYATSDINLPNFFQKSKLSSVWSTHANWMGYIAVAIDEEEIKRLGRRDIVVAWRGTVTYLEWIYDLKDILCSANFTDDPSIKMELGFYDLYTKKEDSCQYCSFSAREQVLAEITRLLEYYDGEEISITFTGHSLGAALAIISAYDVAELGLNVTKDDVASTRNDIPITVYSFAGPRAGNLKFKERIDELGVKVLRVVNVHDKVPTVPGILANEKLQFQKYLEETTKFPWSYAHVGVELALDHRHSPFLKDTKDFACSHNLEALLHLIDGYHGKDKRFVLATKRDIALVNKCCDFLKSEYGVPPHWRQDENKGMVRNSDGRWVLPDRPRLEAHRPEDTAHHLKKILKSISTTDGSPQLGTI